The proteins below come from a single Etheostoma spectabile isolate EspeVRDwgs_2016 chromosome 4, UIUC_Espe_1.0, whole genome shotgun sequence genomic window:
- the golga7 gene encoding golgin subfamily A member 7, whose translation MREAAIGKTSTMAETHSLQDLQQPAVSSKVFIQRDYSSGTISKFQTKFPSELESRLDKQQFEETIQTLNNLYAEAEKLGAESYLEGCLACLTAYTIFLCMETHYEKVLKKIARYIKDQNEKIYAPRGLLLTDPIERGLRVVEITIFEDRSIGSGR comes from the exons ATGCGCGAAGCAGCTATAGGGAAAACGTCCACTATGGCTGAG ACTCACAGTTTACAGGACCTCCAGCAGCCAGCTGTCTCCTCCAAGGTGTTTATCCAGAGAGACTACAGCTCAGGAACCATCTCCAAGTTCCAGACCAAGTTCCCCTCTGAACTTGAGTCCAGG CTTGATAAGCAGCAGTTTGAGGAAACCATCCAGACTCTAAACAACTTGTATGCAGAGGCAGAGAAACTAGGGGCAGAGTCTTACTTGGAGGGCTGCTTGGCTTGTCTAACTGCATACACAATATTCCTCTGTATGGAGACACACTATGAAAAG GTGTTAAAGAAGATTGCTAGGTACATTAAGGACCAGAATGAGAAGATATATGCTCCCAGGGGCTTGCTGTTGACTGACCCTATAGAGAGAGGCCTCAGAGTT GTTGAAATTACCATCTTTGAAGACAGAAGTATCGGGTCTGGAAGATAA
- the r3hcc1 gene encoding LOW QUALITY PROTEIN: R3H and coiled-coil domain-containing protein 1 (The sequence of the model RefSeq protein was modified relative to this genomic sequence to represent the inferred CDS: deleted 2 bases in 1 codon) has translation MELLAQSVSRPVPLSTLAFPCFDGIYLPKQENKFLHNVKNDLEIYQQKSYRGSVLLFPPLPSRLRFLIHKTIEDLPELTTFSVGESWCRRVVVCHSEFRGEVEEDSGWESNNGLCEIDGNAKPKSSIPLRSRGPKRPDKPLYMPRVARERLSLQNSPSGDQELPSPASSSCSCLNSQADSCFYPETTEKIKSCQLQVNSCTSRQECVSNVVTDSSELCPQEEKQKLVQEAEPLVWEQTVSCFSEMTLEEDEKGKEDICTDTDDVTEEIKAHLKETVTVSIQHVQNDYSTYENVCIGLDTFPHVIEIYGFPQCFKTDDLLDAFIDYSDGGIKIEWVDDTHALGIFSSETAALHALSICHPMLKARALAQASKKAKGKAIKRAEFIQPVKERPRTDCAVARRMVTRALGLQGRGRVQQY, from the exons ATGGAGTTGTTGGCACAGTCTGTAAGCA GACCCGTTCCT CTGTCCACCCTGGCGTTTCCTTGTTTCGATGGCATTTATCTTccaaagcaagaaaacaaattcCTGCACAATGTCAAGAATGACCTGGAAATATACCAACAGAAAAGCTACCGCGGGAG CGTGCTCCTGTTTCCCCCTCTACCCAGCAGACTGCGGTTCCTGATCCATAAGACCATAGAGGACCTGCCAGAGCTCACCACCTTCTCAGTAGGGGAGAGCTGGTGCCGTAGGGTGGTGGTCTGCCATTCTGAGTTCAG GGGTGAAGTAGAGGAAGACAGTGGCTGGGAGAGCAACAACGGCTTGTGTGAGATAGATGGCAACGCTAAGCCTAAATCTTCGATCCCATTGCGAAGCCGAGGACCTAAGAGGCCGGACAAACCCCTTTACATGCCACGAGTTGCTCGGGAGAGACTGTCCTTACAAAACTCACCCTCAGGAGACCAAGAGTTGCCCAGTCCGGCCTCAAGTAGCTGTAGCTGCCTCAACAGTCAAGCTGACTCTTGTTTCTATCCCGAAACTacagaaaaaataaagtcatgTCAACTCCAAGTCAACTCCTGCACATCCAGACAGGAATGTGTCTCTAACGTTGTTACTGACAGTTCAGAACTTTGTCCTCAGGAAGAGAAACAAAAGCTGGTGCAAGAAGCTGAGCCCCTAGTCTGGGAACAGACTGTGTCCTGCTTCAGTGAAATGACTCTGGAGGAGGATGAGAAGGGCAAGGAAGACATATGCACAGACACAGATGATGTAACTGAAGAG ATCAAGGCACATCTGAAAGAGACAGTAACTGTTTCCATTCAGCACGTTCAGAATGACTACTCCACTTATGAGAATGTGTGCATCGGCCTGGATACTTTTCCCCACGTGATCGAGATCTACGGCTTCCCACAGTGTTTCAAAACCGATGACCTCCTGGATGCTTTCATAGACTACAG TGATGGCGGAATCAAGATCGAGTGGGTAGATGACACACATGCCCTGGGGATTTTCTCCAGTGAGACCGCAG CACTCCATGCCCTCTCCATCTGCCATCCAATGCTGAAGGCAAGAGCACTGGCTCAGGCGAGTAAAAAAGCCAAAGGCAAGGCCATCAAACGGGCAG AGTTTATCCAGCCAGTGAAGGAGCGTCCGAGGACAGACTGTGCCGTTGCCAGGCGGATGGTGACCAGAGCCCTGGGGCTGCAGGGACGAGGCAGAGTGCAGCAGTATTGA